AGACAAAGAAAACTAAAGGCTCCTAGTACAATAGAAGGATTAGAAGGTGAAGATTTTAATCAGCTTAGGAGAAATCTGTACAGTAAAAGCATCAAGTAtcagaaacattttaattgtttaaatGCATAAATTCTGAACACTTGAGCTATCACAGCTTTGTGTTGGTAAtcttatacctaaataaaatcttaaaactactttattagtacttatttaagtcTACTTATAACCGTCTTATGGTTTAATTACTTTTCAGTCACTTTGTAAGTTAtacaaatcaaattaaaatgtgaCAAAACTTTGAGGGGCGGCTTTTGTCCCATAATATACAGGGTACTTTTTCCTATCTATTACAGAGACGATAAGTCCCAGTGGACTCATCTACACCAGCAGGCTTAAAAAGATTTTAGGTAGAAAATATGAAGTGGCAACATTTCTTACTATTACTACACATATTCAAAATCAACTTAATCACATAAAATTCtgttataacaataatattactctTAACTTAATTTAGTCATCCCAAATCTCATGGTTAGGGTCGGTCTCCGGCAAACAATCGGTTACCAGCGGTTTTGGTTTGGTAATAGCACCAGTACACTTCGGAGCGTCATCGAGGAACCTACTCGCCCGGCTCGGGCAATCCGTGACATGTTGCTTTATTTCCGACTCTGGGAACCGGTGCGTAGCATTGTATGGGCAGATCTTGAGCTCCGGATACTTGTCTTGGCATTTCACGATGTGGGCTTGGATGCGAGAGCGCGGGACCCGGTGCCTCGGCTCGTAAGGGCAGGACACGAATGGGTCATTCATATTGTAATTTAATCTGCAAAGatttttcaaatttagagGTTATGAAAATTTGAAGATGTGAACAATAAACTTGCCCGAAATGCATCGAGAAGaaaggaaataaaaaatgttcatccTGTCCCAATTTTGGAAATAGCAAAGCACACATCGAGGTATCAGTCAATTGTGCTGTACAACAAACTGCCGGTAGAGCTAAAGTTAATAGATAacaaaactaattttaaaaacaaacttaagTCATTTTTGTTGAAGAAATGTTACTATTCCATTGATGAATACTTATCTAGATCTTAAgttacaaattacaaattaatcTTATTGTATCTAAAGGACATAAtataattgattttattgtatttgactaattttattgtaatacatttattattgttaattaattatttcgaAATCTGTTTATGCCTGTTAATTAATTCTCAATGTGTTTATGCCTgtgtattatttttcaatgtgTTTATGCCTGTTAATTATTTTAGCTATAAGAATTTTTCTACACAATGTATATTGTTttgaaatgaataaatatgataTGATATGATATGATATGTTTTTGGTAACAAAAGATTTGGTGGTTAGTGTTCTTTTCACTATGGGTGGTAGTTCGGAGAGAATGGAGGCGcttcttaatttaaaataaactagaaTTGGACCGCAATAGATGAATTTGTTATATGCATAGGCTTACATACAGTGTAGTAATATTCCACAAGATCCGGTTGAAAGGGCTCCTCCAAACtttatatttgaataaaacCTTACGTGGTTTAATAATAGATACCTATGGCTTTTGAAAATCTACAACAAATCTGCATTGATCTGcataataaatatcaatatatcaatatttttcaaaaaaaaatatatcaatttttttacagcataaaagtactctgtggttGTGGTTGACAGTTGACGCCAACGCCAAACGCCACAGATAACGCCCAAACGCCAAGCAACCAACATCCTATCTTCTTGTTAAGGCGCCaacacactagcggacgcggcttacGGATGCGGCTGTCTGCAAGCTGAACGACAAAGACGAGACGTAGTGAAACGCATATTCAGAATAATGTCTCACATACATGCATCACAGATAACTATTATTGACGTGTCAGTCAAGCAGTGTCGTCGAGCAACTGTCAAAAATgacaaaattacaaacaaattTTGCTGCTGCCTTGCCTCGCATTTAGCttaaattcttaaaaatattaagaaagtTTTAATCTAATTCACATTAATAGTGCTAAatcttataaattatcataGTATAAAACAGCTTACAGCATGAAGTAAGTGAAACACTGCAAAAATCAATACATTTTCGTCGTCTAAATTTACAAATCGATTTCTGTAAATTCATCCCCCCATTCACAGTTTCGCCCGTGATTTCCcttttgtattattaaaaacCCCGTAGCAATAGTAACATACGTCACCCCTTTCAGGAAAACACAGAAACTCAAGCATAATTATGAGTCAAGCGAAAGCAGTGACGATGAAAGCCTTCTAGCAATAGCCAGGAAGAAAAGGCGCAATTGTAAAGTAGCTGAAAAGTATCGCATAAATGTAGACAATCCGCTGTGCGATGTCCGGCAAGAAGCTTGCGAGTTCTGTGATAGAACGTTTAGTAATAGGTAAGTTCAACACCACTTTATCTTGGGCAATTTATCTGGTTTAATGGCACTTTTATATAACTACTactattgtataaaaaataaaaaaattggctTTGCCAACAATTTGTGCCAGTGTTGTGTTCTGGGTTAGCACGAAAGAAATTTAAAAGGTAGAGAAGTATAAAATTCATGTAAAGTaggcctttttgtactgttcttatttttatgttttattttgtattgtttctgttttttttggtgcaaataaagaggattgtattgtaaattaagtcAATTGCTtggtatatttacaaaatcatGTTGGAATCTTAGTTGTTTGACACCAATATTAAACCTACATTGAAAAACAGTGGTGTTATGAGTCTTGTGTGTCTTGTCTGTTATCTATGCAATGCAACATTGCAGTCAAAATTAGCAATCtacaaaaaataagaatataacaAGGCTAGAATTTCCTATGGCTTCAATAACCTGTATTACTgtaaagtttttgtggtaattttagtttatattttagacaccattcataatgtatttaggtattatggTTACTTCTTATATGTCACTTAGCTATTTATTCTAATAAAAGAGCtctttatgtataatattcaCTTGAGTTCTCTATCAATCAAAGGTTGCTTTTCCCCTTGCCTTTGTATACCTTCATGTTTATAACTGTTTTGTAACTGTGTTTTtgtatgcaataaagtgtaaatcaataaaataaatagacaatttacataatagttttACCAATAAAGTGGGTCCCATATTTGACTCACCATACAATTACTGTATTCAAACCATTCTAAACATTcctctttttattttcagattgCAATCTCTAGTCCACAATTcaaaacacataataataccGTTAATCAAATGTGACGCATCACAACCACTTCACAAGCAGAGAAGTACATCACCAGTAAAAGAGTTACCAAAAtttaacaacaacaaaataatactTGGAAAGAAGAAAATGAACAATACAAGCTTAAGAGACAGAATtgtatttgatgatgatgatcccGATGTAATAGTGCTTAGCGATACAGACAGTatagaagaaaataaaataaaaggaaTCTCAAAAGAAGTGGCGAAATTAAAACCAGACAACAATGAAAATATCCTTAACAGTTTCGTGTCAGACTGTAGGGTAATCTTGGACGATACAATAAGCTTGATAAGCACTATAGAACCAGATGAAGATATAATTGTGAATCAACACCATAATAATGATACTAGTCAATTAggaaacaatttaaataaccATCACATTCAAGGAAATACTACAGTTGTCAGCCAAGAGAGGGGTCTGATGGACAACAAATCCATAGATAACATAGAAGATAAAGTGTATAGTGTTCATAATGATGAACTGTTGAGAACCGCAACGCATTATTGCGAGTTTTGCCACAGAGAATTCCCTAACAGGTGAGAgaagttaaatttaaaattttatcacaatcaattcatttttaatttgttatgaTAATTTGTAAATGTGTTCCCAGCAAACAAACACTAATTTTTAAAGTGTGTTTTTTGGGATAAtccttttttttataaatagccTATTtagtttcccactgctgggcaaaggctcCACTTTTCTCCTAATTGATATTGAGGATAACAAATgaggtaaattaaaaaaaaaatccttaTGAATTTGCTGGTTTATGTTGCTATTTCACATAACCTATTTTAAGATTAGTTTGTACATAATTGAAGGCACATTTAGACGTTTTTCTTTTTTGGCGCCAGTCATTGACTATGtcctttagtgccaatttctccattgtcggttatgtaaccgacagggattggtTAATCacttatacgtcatctccatataaaattcatgacagatgtgtcaaaagttaaccactactccctggttatgctatATATAagcgagaatggagaaattggcacttaagttGCTAAAAATGTCCTGCTAAAAATCATAGGGAAAAATGTACTGTCTTTTCGTGATCAagtgaataaaaaattatcaagCCAAGTGACTGGACTACAAGTTATTTGTCTGAAGACTAGAAAGAAATCATTAAACGTGAGTACATTTTTttctatgatttttttacattcagCTTATATTCAGCTATTTTCATGTGCATGATGCTAGAAATTAATGTTTAGTGGGTCATCTTATAACTACCTACAGTCCAAAAACACTTACTAACGTCCAAAACATGGGAGggattattttaatgtaacccTAAGAGCATGACAATGATTTATAACGCATGCATCATTATcacaaattacaaataatgattatttacctaataaaaCAGACTAAAACTCgatcaatatttttaaaaaatatgtcgaATTTTGTTACAGATTCAAATACATCCAACACAAGCGCCACCACTTGCGCGTGCGCATCGCTCGGCCAGACTACTGCGTGGTCTGTGACGCCTCCCCGCGCCGCAGACTGTCAGTCATGTGTGCACGCTGCACACAGACCCACGGCCAACACTACGACACAGATGAGGAACCGGCCATAGACAACCACTTCCCCAACTCAAAAACGCTGCACGAAGAAAGACTAGACGTATCATACTTGAGACTATGCGACATATGTGCCGTATTCAAATTGCGAAACGCTAACACCATACGTTTGAATCTCAAGAAGAAGGCCACACACAACAAGAATTATAGATACACTCAGCTGCTGTATAGTGTGATGATGGAGATAAACGACATAGGTGCGGACCACGTGTGTGAACACTGCGGCAATGCATTTAGTGAGGGCAAGATTATTGAGCGGAAAAACAAGGATGTGTTTAAACATGAGGAGGAGACGAAAACGTCTATGATGAGTAAACTGCAGTTCGAGGAGGATTGTCCGGTTAACAAGCCGAGGAATTCAAAGTCGCTGTCGAATGTGCAACGGTTGAGTCGCATTAAGCAGAGGTTTAAAAAGATTAGGAAAATAAACCAATgttgagttttttttggtcTTTTATTTTACACCCTAGGTTGAAAGGTTTGTTGGCTAGCGCATTGGGGGTCAGAGATTTTAAAGGATCATTCAAAAGCCATTATAAGAccagttaaaaatataggttacaagagtaattataaaaacactagctgttcccgcgagcttcgcttcgccttaaaaagttttcccgtgggaattccgggataaaaagtagcctatcttctttcccagggtctagaccgtatgtataccaaatttcattcaaatccgttcagtagttttggcgtgaaagagtaacagacagacagcgcttcgcttcgccttaaaaagttttcccgtgggaattccgggataaaaagtagcctatgttctttcctagggtctagaccgtatgtataccaaatttcattcaaatccgttcagtagttttggcgtgaaagagtaacagacagacagcgcttcgcttcgccttaaaaagttttcccgtgggaattccgggataaaaagtagcctatcttctttcccagggtctagaccgtatgtttaccaaatttcattcaaatccgttcagtagttttggcgtgaaagagtaacagacagacagcgcttcgcttcgccttaaaaagttttcccgtgggaattccgggataaaaagtagcctatgttctttcctagggtctagaccgtatgtataccaaatttcattcaaatccgttcagtagttttggcgtgaaagagtaacagacagacagcgcttcgcttcgccttaaaaagttttcccgtgggaattccgggataaaaagtagcctatgttctttcccagggtctagaccgtatgtataccgaatttcattcaaatccgttcagtagttttggcgtgaaagagtaacagacagacagacagacacagttactttcgcatttataatattagttaggattgttttataaaaacattgtttttaCCATGGTTAATCAATAACTATTAtaactacagggtgttgcaaaaagggtatactaagccgaaacctacatgtgcatatctaagcctgaaagtgaaatcagaatttcaaaattagccaaaaaaaaaacattctccatagtaaaaaggcGTGACCAACCACAGACCTGTATTTGAGTAGACAACGCAAGTGCATGTACTTCGCGTGTAAAAAGAGAGTGAAATTATCTTCCTTTAGCGCAGTGTCATTAGGGACGTTCCTATACTAAATCGTTCAAGTGACGTGACTGACGTGACAGtaggtattaaaataatgGCACGCTTGGTTTCTATACAAGGAATGAGACAAGCGTTGTCTATTCAAATACAGGTCTgtgtgaccaacaaagtttctatggaaaatgtttttttttgcgttAACATACCGCACATgcaggtttcggcttagtatacgcTTTTTGCGACACCTGTATTTTATAGTCTTGTGAAATCACTAATTACCTATGTGTACTTTtcctgatttcagtttcgcaTACACTACACACAAGGCGCGCCACTTGTACGTGAAAATAGAACCCATATTTGTGGACCTACCAAACAGCTCTTTGGTATCTACATTACTGCCTATTGCCACTAAGAAGAAGACAATAACATGTAGTGAAAAACCACTGAAGAAAAATAGTTTTGATGAAAACTATTTCTTCAAAATTCCCGCCCACCCTGATGaccatacaaataaaatttgcaACGCAACtaaccataaacaaaatagAACGTGTAAAAAAATGACAAAACGCGGcaattttaaaaagaaacgGATGACGCCATGTTTAAAATgcgatattaaaatatttagatcTTTTGCGGGTGACAATGCTGGAACAATACACTCGGGGATTTCTAATGGTACTCAAAAGGCTCCTGTAGCAATCCCAGAATTGGCTAACACATTGCAAAGACTGTCTTTGGATAACGGGTTTATGTTACAAGATTCGGAGGAACCTGAATGCGTGTTGGGGTTTTAAATCAGAGGTTCAAGACGTATGTAGAGAAGCATTGGTGCATCCACTTTTCGACTGTGAAGATAACTTAgaaagatataagtaaaatgaaaaatacagATTGTTTAAGaatacttttattaaaaaaagacttaaatatttacaaaataaagagtaaatACATCATAAAAGTCATTTCAAGACAATTTTAGTCATTTGCCAGATTACTTTTGTAAGTTCAATGaggaagtaggtacttattttggttgtgattattttataatttataagtttacagaccccttagcatgaattttcatcgtgaacgtgaagtagaatccatcgagtaattttctatgaaaatatgaacagcgcccctggtggtcggtagcagaactaaaattacCCTACAACATTCATTGAGTAATTTCCCGtgacgttcacgatgaaaattcatgctaaggggtcagatGTTAAGATATAAGtatcttaaataataataagtaattaaaattgtcAGTCAactcattttaattaatcactatgctaataataaaattatggcggcctacagataaatgttatgtaaagggaaatatttttgataataatataatggtgTGACtcaaaaaagtgtttattgtttttactgttAAAGGTTATTTAcctttaggtattttttatctattttcaACGTCCagaagttatttttaaatacactatgcttaaattaagaataaaaataagtaagcaATTACCTACTTGTTAATTATGAGGACTTTGGGACCCTTTAATTTTCGAAACTAAGCCGTTTTTGAAATTTCTAAAGGGAGCAAAATACTCCACCTTGTTGTCTCATAACTtcttcatttataatttttagacgcgtaggtaagtataaattaattttatcgcTAAAAATATCTCTCAGATTCAATTAAGTTCAGATCAAGAGTTACAagttactatatttttttattgcactagtaggtaatatttacgCTGAGTtacagaaagggactttaaatGTAtggctgccttgctttgacagtatacggtcAGAAAGAGAccgacatagatttaatgccgacttagcttaatgttcctttctgcaacttagcgttaaaacttaaaatagaCATAAATTCACAAAATATCAATGTGTTCAATCGAGTTTAAATCCCTTCTGTTCTAATTGTTTGATCCTGCCGGGCACCTGCACGGCGGGTAGATCCACGCTgttggcgcggcggcggccatCTTGTATATCAACAGCTGTCAAACGCGCTTCCGGCGGAAGTAGCGGCAAGTTCGGGAGGGTGCGTTTGCGTGTTAACTCTGACGTGCGGGTCCCGCCTGTTGGGAAATTTTGAGGTTAGGGTATAGGTTTTGTGTAGGTATAGAataaatattagttagttACTGTGCTTATCTGAATAATCGCTTTTAATCActttcttatatttttattggtcaattttcaaaatttataatgtataGTTACCTACATTCTGGTAACTAGGTACAGTTAATGCTAAAAGCGTTTTCTATGCCAAACAACTATTGAAGTTGAAATTAGGaaggaaaattttaaaatattactgaAACACTCATTTGAGTTGCCGCAATGTTGAAATCGCTTTTAATGTTGAAAATTCAATGTATCAAAGTtcagtaagtaatattttgtctATTCCAATATCAAACGTGGTAAGGAAAGTTTCCTATTCTATTTTAGGATAATGGCTACTAGTTAGTTAATATTCTATGTCTATGTAagtgggtaggtaggtacagtatgGGCCatagaaacctgacccctcagAGTGACAATGACTAAGAGTCAGCTTTCTATCGGCTTTCAACTAAATAcacacaattaaaaaaaatatgtaacaaGTACTTACactaattaaaaaacaagCGGTTAGCACATTCCgaaagtagaaaaaatatatttaaaaggtGTGTTTGACGATTAGTAAAAAGAAagcacattattattttttactcacACAGCTAATTTTCTCTTATTGCGTGTTTAGTTTCTGTATTAGATGCTCAAACAGCCGGACTGTCATTTTCTATGTTAGTAGAGTCTTGACAGAAGAGAAGAGTGTCGCCATCTATAATAGAGTTtgcaaaagaaaaacaaattcaATCTCAACATGCCACAATTTACATAGCTTACGAAAACGTGTTGTAAAGTGCAAGTATTTTTAGAgtgtgtatgtaggtacaattcAGTTCACGTATGTTGACCACTTTATAGCGTTATTTTAAGGTCCCTTAGAGGTGCGAGGTGATGGATAAAGACAAAGCGATGCCAATGGTGTGCGTTATGATGCTGTTTAGGGTTTTAATTTGGTCATCTTACGTGAATTGTACTGTACTGAATAAGTTATTGGCTATTTATAAATTGTCCAAAACACTTTTATCATAGCCATGTGCCACGTTCTGTGTGTCTTAGAAGGAGTAGAAAATCGTCTAGGTATACTCTAGCaaattaggtatttgtttCCCTAAATTATTCCCATCTTCGAAAGAATGTTCACAAGAAATACATAATCAtaccattaaataaataaataatcgtcCAATCGATTCTTAGTAAGTATGTAGGAATAATTTCATCCGTTGTGACGTCACAGAAGAacaaacaaacagacagacacgtTTGCAAATTGGTATCattttgatacattaatattaCCCATTGAATGTCACCGCGTCAAGTACTGGTTTAGGTCAATGAAGTCCGCGACGACCTGTTAGCCCT
The Plutella xylostella chromosome 24, ilPluXylo3.1, whole genome shotgun sequence DNA segment above includes these coding regions:
- the LOC105392616 gene encoding uncharacterized protein LOC105392616 isoform X1; the protein is MKKTQKLKHNYESSESSDDESLLAIARKKRRNCKVAEKYRINVDNPLCDVRQEACEFCDRTFSNRLQSLVHNSKHIIIPLIKCDASQPLHKQRSTSPVKELPKFNNNKIILGKKKMNNTSLRDRIVFDDDDPDVIVLSDTDSIEENKIKGISKEVAKLKPDNNENILNSFVSDCRVILDDTISLISTIEPDEDIIVNQHHNNDTSQLGNNLNNHHIQGNTTVVSQERGLMDNKSIDNIEDKVYSVHNDELLRTATHYCEFCHREFPNRFKYIQHKRHHLRVRIARPDYCVVCDASPRRRLSVMCARCTQTHGQHYDTDEEPAIDNHFPNSKTLHEERLDVSYLRLCDICAVFKLRNANTIRLNLKKKATHNKNYRYTQLLYSVMMEINDIGADHVCEHCGNAFSEGKIIERKNKDVFKHEEETKTSMMSKLQFEEDCPVNKPRNSKSLSNVQRLSRIKQRFKKIRKINQC
- the LOC105392616 gene encoding uncharacterized protein LOC105392616 isoform X2, yielding MKKTQKLKHNYESSESSDDESLLAIARKKRRNCKVAEKYRINVDNPLCDVRQEACEFCDRTFSNRLQSLVHNSKHIIIPLIKCDASQPLHKQRSTSPVKELPKFNNNKIILGKKKMNNTSLRDRIVFDDDDPDVIVLSDTDSIEENKIKGISKEVAKLKPDNNENILNSFVSDCRVILDDTISLISTIEPDEDIIVNQHHNNDTSQLGNNLNNHHIQGNTTVVSQERGLMDNKSIDNIEDKVYSVHNDELLRTATHYCEFCHREFPNSFAYTTHKARHLYVKIEPIFVDLPNSSLVSTLLPIATKKKTITCSEKPLKKNSFDENYFFKIPAHPDDHTNKICNATNHKQNRTCKKMTKRGNFKKKRMTPCLKCDIKIFRSFAGDNAGTIHSGISNGTQKAPVAIPELANTLQRLSLDNGFMLQDSEEPECVLGF